The genomic segment CTCAGCAGGTCAAGGGCAAACCCACCTGCATTGTTGCCAAGACCTTCAAGGGCAAAGGACTCAAAAgtaagtttttttcttttggtcagTAAAATATTCACCAAACTATTTTATTCTAGTCCCTGAATTTGATTTGAGATGTGTTCATCCCTTTGCTATAGATATTGAGGATCTTGACAACTGGCATGGAAAGCCCATCCCTAAGGACAGGGTGGATGAGCTCCTGAATGACCTGCAGTCACAGATCCAGGTGCCCAACAAGACCCTGTCCCCTGAGCTGCCCAGTGATGACACAAAACCTGCAGACCTAAGCCACATTTCCTTGCCTGCAGCCCCAGCATACAAAAAGGGAGATAAGGTAcctctttttaaatgtcacttgAGTGTATGTACTTTGAATGAATTGAAGATAATGTGAGCAGAATAGTTTTTCTtcttgatgcattttttatttttattttttgtaattataaATATAGAATGTTATATTAATTACGATGTCAATATGTCTTTGCTTACATAAATTTCCTTTTTACCCTGTCAGATGTCAACAAGGCGTGCATACGGTGTTGCTTTGGCCAAGCTTGGCCAGTCGAGCCAGAGAGTGGTTGCCTTGGATGGAGACACCAAAAACTCTACATTTTCAGAGACCTTCAAGAAGGCGTTCCCTGAACGTTACATTGAATGCTTCATTGCTGAACAGAACATGGTACACAATATGTCATTCTTCAGTGGTGATTTGAATACTTGCTTTTAGTCTAGCTACATATTTTTAACAACTGATCAATTAAGTTCTATTAAACTTGTATAACTTTCATATTTGCATAAGTTCCTACAGTAATCAGATTATGAACACTGGCTTGTCAAGTCTTAAAAGTTATGAAAGACTGATAAATATAGTTACTCTACACTCGTAACGACCATAACCTGCTCTAAATTGGTCTAATCTGTTACTATTCATTCTCTAGTCTGATAATCCCTGCTTGTCACTTGTGGCCAGTTTACGTGAGCATCCATACTTAAACATTTGCTTAATCACATCCACTTTCAATAAGACTAACCCAGATCAATGATGTCTGTGCTCCTCGCTGCAGGTTGGAGTGGCCATAGGCTGTGCCACCCGTGACCGCACAGTTGCGTTTGCAAGCACATTTGCTGCCTTCTTCTCTAGAGCCTATGACCAGATTCGTATGGGAGCCATCTCtcagtcaaatgtcaaccttgTAGGGTCCCACTGCGGAGTCTCCATTGGTAAGATTTAAGATGAAGTGCTTCTGGTTTTCTATAGGACAGAATGAGTGTGATCTGTCCTAAACAATCTTAACTCTGCCTGCAGGTGAGGATGGTCCTTCCCAGATGGCCCTGGAGGACctggccatgttccgtgccatCCCAACATGTACTGTGTTCTATCCCAGTGATGCAGTGTCCACAGAGAGAGCtgtcgagctagcagccaacACAAAGGTTAGTAAGCCATCTCTCTGTAGTGCTTGTCCAGCGTTCCGTCCTCCATAATGGTGTAGGAGTAACAGTCTTATGTTATAACCAACTCTCTTTATTCTCAGGGTATCTGTTTCATCCGTACCAGCAGACCAGACACTGCAGTCATCTACTCTCCAGATGAGAAGTTGGAAGTGGGAATAGCCAAGGTTATGATCAATAacatcattttacacattaatcTTTATTCAAGATGTGAATATAAACAATGAAATGAGAATgtcacagaatataaataaataaataactgtgtATATATGTCATAGGTGGTGCGCCAGTCTGACAGTGATGTGGTGACTGTGATTGGAGCAGGTGTCACTCTGCATGAGGCCCTTGCTGCTGCAGATATGCTGGCCAAGGAAGGTAAACCTacactgccctctagtggataTGCTGCATAAAGACATTAGACTGATGTCCATTTCATAACACTCCAGTGTTTGGTTAATCAGAGGATGGATTTATCAGCTGCTCATTTAGTGTGAATTGTCTGATAAACAATCTGTAATTTCTTGATAACTTCCTATAGGGAAAAATATTCGTGTGATTGACCCATTCACCATCAAGCCCCTGGATGCCACTACCATTTTGGCCAGTGCCAAAGCCACAGGAGGACATATCATCACTGTGGAAGACCACTACAAGGAGGGTGagttgccttttctttttttgtgcttcAACATGCCAGTGCAGAATTTGGAGGGTCGAGTACACAGATTTTGATGATTTCTCTCCTGTGTCCAGGTGGTCTTGGTGAAGCAGTGCTGTCAGCAGTGGGCTCTGAGCCCGGCATTGTCGTGACTCGGCTGGCAGTGAGCGGTGTTCCTCGTAGCGGAAAGCCCCAAGAGCTTCTGGACATCTTCGGCATCAGTGCCAAGTGTATTGCCCAGGCAGTGCGTCAGACCTTTGCTAACTAAGGACTGCACCTGATCTCCCACTCACTGCTGTTCCCTTTCTACCACCTTTCTGCCCAACTTGCAGCTACCTGGCACAATCACATAAAAACCTGTTAACTTGACTGTGCTCTTGTGCCATCTTATGTCTTTGACTTGAGTGCAGTGTGCTCTATATTCTGTCACAGATTGATAGAGATGTGAGTATAGTGTGCCGTCTTACAAGTGGCTCAGATCACtgaatactgtaaatgtggcatGTTGACAGTCAGTGAACCTGCAGCCCATCCAGGTTCTGATCCATTGAACTGTCAGGCCATCTGCATTCCACCCTGCGTTTTACCACATTCCTTAAAACATGTCTCATGTCTTCTCACTTGGCTGGCTCTCTTTTTCTATGAACTGTTACTGTTTCTTATAAATCTAATATACTAGATCCCTTACTGTAGTTGTGTTCAACCACAGCCTTGAACGCCTAAGCATAGTGATAGAGAGCCATTTCTTCAAACACCTAGCGTGAGTTTAACCAGTTGTGTATTTGAACATTCTTCTAATGATTCCCAACCGCTCATATCACACAATGTTACTGGTGTACCAGGTAACCCATGTCATCCTGTTATTGCtgtgttgaattaaaaataattaaccCAATGCCattgattgttttgtttcttttagccATGCTTGCAGTGTGGCTCAATAGATGACAGTACTTATCCACCactttgggggggtggggggggattGTAATGAAATTGCATACAGATGTTGCTTATCAAAAGTTCTTGTTCAACTTAACCAGACCTGCAACTTTCTCTCATTGTGATTTGAATTGCACTGTTCTTACACttcattactactactactacttatcaCTTCACATTCTGTACTTTTTGGGttctttttctgactttttcaACTGCTGCACACTTTGTGCTAGGGAAAAAGGACTATTTTTAGacctgggggaaaaaaaaggcacatgtacctttttttttaaaactttgccACAAGCCGCCTTTCTCAAAATATGTTTCCCACAGGATGTATATTTTTTGTGATTGAAACCTACATTGGTAGAGAGGGCTGTCACTCACACTGACTGCAATACTATCTTGTTTCTCCCATGACTTCAACTTACagattctttcttccttcaaacACTCTGTACACATATTGTACATCCTAATGCTCAGCAAGTCTTGCTGCCACTAATGCACAAAGCTCTGAGGTAGAAGCTTCGTTTTTGACAAATCAATTTTTCCTCAAAAGTTTTTGAGTTGTGGTTCAGGAATCCCCTGCTGGCTCTGGCTTAACACTGTTAATGATCAAGTTTTCCTAATTGCAAGATTCTGGGTTTGACATTCACTAAGTGTTGTGCTCCTCATTGAGATTGATTGAGGCTAATTGAACTTCATCACCCTGTTAAGatcccttccctctcctctgtaACTGAGTCAtctcaaacacagaaacagcatAAAATACTGGCATACAGGAAACCTTTTTGTGAATGTATTTCCTGtagtcatatttttttttagctgtaaaCCTTAATTGATAGTGAGTGTTTTCCAACTCTCATTGACTGCAATACAAACTAGAGGTGGTCCCTCctgtttctctcttccttcagaCCCTGTTCTCgcatttttaaaagtgttaagCATTATTATCAGAGATTGAAACATTTTTACTCAGGAGAAGTCAACTATTTTACATTGACTCATTTCCATCAGGCTGAAAACAGGAAAGGCACATTTTACATAGTAGCTGATTCATTTTCCTATAATCAGctcatcatttcagctctattttgataattgaaacattttctgGTTACAGTTTCTCAATTGTGAGGTTTACTGCTAATGTTTGTCTTTTGCTTTAGCAGAGTAAATACTTGAGGTTTTAACTGTTGGTCTGACAAACAAGCAGAGTGCTGAACACCCTGAGGAAAGCCTAGGGCTGAAACACATATGTTCTTCATCATTAAAGAAgtgatatacatttttctgTGAGGGCTgactatatttgttttttttctgacaaacAAGCATTCTGTGGATATTACCTCAGGCTTTGAAATTGCGACTGCCATTTCTCTTATTGTTATTCTGTTAAGATGTTTTGGACATTTTGTTTCAGTTGCTACACAGCAGTTAAATGCTGAAGAATGTTTGATGCTGCACCTGTTTCTGCCCCCAGGCTAAAAGTCAATATGTAAATACATCATCATTAATAACACAACCTCCTCACACTGAACCCAAATATCCCTAATGGCTTCACATTGTGAttgtatatacacacaaattACAGTAATGAAGAAAGAACCAGTATAAGCATACAATTTAATAAAGTGTAGACACCAGTCTTTCTGTGGGGCTTGTGAAAAACTTCTACCATCAATCAAACTTCTACCATCAATCAAACTTAATCAATAGCAGAACCGCCTGGTCCCAGTCCTGTGTTAATGACGTGTTGATTTTCAGTATTTAATGTTGGCCATTTTAATGCCTCATGAAGTGCAAAGTTCTCTGAGGTTTTTGTGAGTCAGAGAggcatctccatctctgacagctGCTAACACTCAGAACACTGGAGACAAGATGTTAAAACTCATAGGCTGTCTGAGTTTTAATAAAAGGACAGTTTTACATAAGGCTGCAGTCAGATTGTTGATATTAAGCACAGTATAACAACGAAAggtacaaaatacaaagaacTATAATCAGGAATGTAGATCAGTCTGTACCACTAACAAATAATTTAATACAacatttacagagaaaaatgatCAAGTAGAATGTGACTTAAATCAAAAAAGCATATTACAGGTTCTCATAGTCAGAACCAATGTTCAACCCTGACTTTACCTTTTTTAGAACAGTTTTCTGTTTGGACTGAACACACAAGTGTGAAGCTGACGTCAGTTTGCTAAATAAAACCTGCACCACCTTCGCTGCCCTGTTTTCTGTGCCAGTGTGAAACCTGAAGAGACGACTGGCTCTGCTGTCCAGTCTTCATTGTTTCCATGCACAAAATGCAttgtttttatgcattttgtGCATTAAATGAACTTGGTGTTAAGTTTTGAAACAGTGAACTTTGTAGAAAAACTAGGCTTACTAATAAACCTGCTTTGTTATGAGCTATATCATTTTTTGTCCAGATTTGAGCTTCATTCTCAGTCCTCAAATCCTTCACTTCAGTAAAAGTATAAACATCATGATGCACTCATTCAAAGTGTGGTCCTGCTTTCCTGCATGTTCCTTCAGTAAACATCTGTCAGTAAAATTTAGTAGGATCTGAAAAGTGAAAGTCGACATACCTAAGgtctaaatgtgttttgtctgttAAAATTTGAAGTTAAGACCACAatttaatgaattatttctGGTTACAGTACTATTATGTTATAACATACATAATATATACAGTCTTATAATATTACTTCTTCTGTTTGAACAGCCCTGCCCTCTTGTTTCATATGACTCTGTCCTTCAAGCCTGATGTTTCCTCAGAGACAGACactagaggaggagaggaggagttcACCCCTCCAACCATCACCATCACTCCTTCTGTGCAAGGTACCAGCCTCatactgctcctcctcctctttctcctgcaGCGCCTCCTGGTGGCTGCTTAATCTCATGATCATTAAAACCAAGGAACTGATCAATGCAGTGAGATTAGATCACATTAGATTAGAGAAGGTCTGACTTAATTATTTCAGAAACTCCTCTTTGTACTTGTCATCATGAGTTTTCTGCTGTGAATTGTCTTCATTTACAGTTGGAAAAAAGGTAATGATAATTTTACGTGATCATGGATGCAGAAAACCTTCTGTAAACTAATACTATTCTGTAATCTAAACTATATAAAGtttaaacaaaaatagaaaagtttcattttttttgtcttctggtGTCTTATGCAGCTAGTGTCTAGTctacagaaaaagaagaagctgtCCTTCAGTCAAGTGGGGGTCTCTGAAATAGATGCAGCCGAAAGGGAGGTGAaagtggatctctctaacagcGAAACAAAGGTGTAAAACTAAAGTAATGAGCTAACTGGCTGAGAGAAACCTTGCTTCAGCTTGGTCTAGCATCTAAACTATTGCAGGCATACAGTAAAGCAAGAGCCAATGGCTTCATGTCAGATGGTGAATATGTACTTAATAAACTACCTGAGATTTGATCTGTTTGACTTAAGAGATTAAGTTGAGGAACTTAGATTTAAAGTGAAAGACAATCAGAACTTCATCCTGGAGAAGAGAAAAGTTGAAaagtccttcctctctctaaaGATAAACCAAAAAGCCTTGGTCCCGATAATATCAGTGGAACAACATGTCCCTGAATTCACGTGATTTTCATGACCACAGAACCATACTGCCATTGGCCTTTGTTCCCTGAAAATTTGAAAAGGATTAGCACAAATTGCACCTGATAAAGGGGGTTAATCTGTCTGAAAGTTCGAGTAGGGAAAGTGTAGACTCCAAAAGACCGTACTGGGCCTAAGTGATCAAGGCTGTCTCCTCCATGCTGCGtctctctcatcatcatcatataccCTTTTGGTttgctttctttgtgtttcctgccCAACACCACATTATACACGCCACTGACTTACAGACTACATTTGTTATGTTTGCCTGAGTTCTggataaaatgttatttaaaaatattctaAATCTTGTATGATCTCTCTACctatttatctctctgtgtctggGCTGTGACGATTTTTATGTCCACTGGACAGGCATTGCCTGCATTGGCCCATGGATGGGCCATGGTTCCAGGATAAAAGACTATCGAAAGGACTGTTGACTGTTTcatgattatttactttataatGTATCCATGTGGATAATTTAATGccataaaatacagtttatttttgttttgttttactcgTGGTTCGGAACAGTAATTTCTAGGGGCATTGGCTGGACAGTTAAACATCAGGGGCTGAGCCCAGATTCTTTTCCAtcaaaaaactttaaaaacataccTCTAAATAGACTGTTTTTTTCCTGCACATAAAGGCAACCAGTtgcttaaaaatgtgaaaactggATAACAAAGGAATGGTTTGAATTTAATTTACCATAAAATCTGTACATGAATATTCCAGCAACACAAATGTCTCAAACCAGCTGAAacatgtttgttcttcttccatATAGATCTATAGATCTGTGAGTGTCTTTCGATCCTTGCCATAATGTGCACCTGATACTTTTCACTATGCCTTCATTGGTGATGGACCTTCTTGATATGAACCACAAAATATGAttacacaatatactgtatattacacttgatactgattTACAGTGATTTGTGTATGACACATCTAAACCATTAAGATTTACTATATATACTTTCCATTAAACCATATCTGATTGGCCTCTGTTCTGTTCACTCAAGAAGCATATTTAGAACACTACTTACAGACAAACGGCTCAAAGTGGAGAATTATTGGGGGCTAAAGAAAAAATCTGAGGGTACAGCCCCAAAAGAAAGACACGTACTAAACTCCAAACAAACATAACCCATATGGCACAAAGCTTATATATTTTAAGCACAATttgaaattataattattaaatacaCAATTGATTTTGTGAAGGACAAGTTTCTTTTAAATTAGATAAGTTTGCTGGTTAACGTTAGCTAATGTTAGCGAACAAATGAAGACCACCAAGGAAACAATAAAAGAGCTGTCATTGCAACATCAGAAAGCTCTGGATGCAGTTAGCATGGTGGTACATGGTGGTGAATACACTCCTTTATTTCGTCCCTCTCAATTTCACAGATTATTAATCTGGGTGATGGAGGCACTGCAACATTGGTGTGATGTAGCtaatgtttcatgtgttttcaaTGTACATTTCAATTGACCTGTATGTAAattcaataattaatttattacagtaaaaattaTGGTATATAACTAAAACTCTGAGCCTGTTATGTAATGTATTCTACAGTTTTTGATCTGGTTCACAATTTCAACGAGTTAATTGACTCTGTAACATAAAATGCATATTGTTGTAAATATCACATTGTCACTTTGGGAgggtacctatgttccccgggtcctaaggctaactcggcggctaactcagctaactggctaactgtagacgggatcatccctatgttccccggtcacatacaaagcggggaacataggacccggggaacatagggatgatcccgcaACAGTCATGAGTCTGAGCCCGTTAGCTAACATTATGTGATGTAATCTACAGTTTTTGATATGGTGACAAGACATTAGTTAGATTTGCCACATCAGGGCACCAGACAAATGGGACTACAGTCCAGGTGTTGATTTTATTATAGTGGAACCTTCCTTATTCATAATTTCAATGCATTATTTTGTCATGATAAAGTTTGTTGGTAAAAGTTTCCGATAGCCGTAAAATGTAGGCCTATGGCTTTGTTGTTTTATACCTAAGGATGAGTTTATAGCCTAACCACACAGTCTATGAGCCTAACATAATTTGTAAATTTTGTGATATTTCACAAAGTATGTGATATTTTCATAACATTAGCTATTATTAGCCCTGTCAATCATCATAAAAGAGTTTCcagatagaaataaaaataagaaatgtatccgaaattcaacattttcaagGGACACGTCACttgcaacatttttaaatcaccaCAAGCCCTGTACAGTATGCCTATAATCATCTTTGGATACTATTTGAAGACCAACAGCAAACAAACGACTGCACGCATTTGGAAAAACCAAGTCACTATTCTCTGACGCGTGTTCTTTCTTTTCGTAGAGACATTTCTTCACCAAAGGTCATATGACGTGGATATGTTGGGTATTCATGTGCAGTCTGGCACCAAATAGAGCATTAGGACTGGCCTTGCCATTAGTTATTATAATGTAACTatcttttattgtttctttgaAGACCACAAGGAGGTGTGTCATCATTACTCTGCAGAACACATCTAGGACCCCAAACAACCTGAACTCATctggttttaattttattttcaacattttaacaaataaGTTAGCTAACATTATGTTGTAAAGATGGCAGTGGTCAGACTGTCTTGGCCACATTTATTCTGAGAAAATAAGTTGCACTAAAATTGCAGAGAAAGGACATTAGGTCACAGCAGGGATGGTAAAAGGTGCACTGTGTCCGAAAGCAGTAACTGGACAAGAAGGAGTTCTGTATCCTAAATATTTATGTCTAATATGCCAGACCTCAGCACCATTCTCTGCAGCAAAAAATTCCAGGGTGTTGTCAAACTGAGGTTAAGGATAGGGTTGAATGTGGCCAATGGATTACTGCTTTTTCCTGTCAAGAATCAGATGAATAGTCTCAGGACACGTCACTATTTACTTTGGAGGAGCACATCAGGGCCTGAGTGTTCTGTATTTAGTGTTATGTTGTTGAATGTACCATTTGGTGTCTGGATTCTGCTGTCGTCTCCGTCTCGTTAGATCATCTCCTGTCGAGCGGGAAAAACTAAATCCTTCATCTGGCCAGTAGTGAATACATAAATTTCATCTAAATTTGAATTAAACGTCAATCACAGGAGCTGTTGTCTGAGACGTGACCAGCTGCATGCAAAATTTGacaggttttgtgtgtgtgtgtgtgagagagagtgtgtggttACTGAGCAAATAAAGAGGGGCTGTCAGCAGGTTTCACCCCACAGTGAAAATCCCAGCTAGACTCAACACTCAGCCAGTGGCACCTGCTTGGCTTGGTGTTGAGTGTgaggatgcacacacacaccagagtacatgtgtattgtgtgtacaTACATTATATACTGTGTGTACAGAATGTAAAGATGGTCTTATTGTTCATTTCtcagtggttgtgtgtgttttcatacgTAGCTGCTAGCGGAGCTTGGCCAAACATGGTTGACTCCGACCTGAACTGTCTACCAACCCCATCTCTTGTTAGAAAAAGTGCAAGATCAGCATATATTACACAGATCACTACCTAATCTTTTAAGGAGAAAAACGCAAAACCATATGATATCCATATAGACTCTATCTTAAGAGTCAATTTCTATCTTCTGCCAAGTTTCTGTCTTTCATCTTCTCCAAGAACCTCTAACTTTCTAACCAGTGTTAACACACAGTTATGAAAgggagaggagacaaggaggagCAGGGCGTGTCTGTGTATTTTATGCTACAATGATCGAGGGCCTTTATTAACAATGTGagagtttatttttttgacCTCTCCGCCTCCTAGATATTCCTTCCCAtcctcttgctctctcttcaTTTCAGCGTTCTCCAAGTTGAGAGCATGAGCAATATGTTCAAGTGCTGCTATAGACTGACTCAGAACAGAGAAACTTAATCACAGTTTTTACTCCCAGggtttaaaatatcaaattctAGGCTTTTCCGGaaatgtttcttgttttgtAAACCTGCACTTTGACTGCTCCTCACACTTGGCGTGCTGGAGTCTGTTCCCTTTCGTCTGCTCTCTCTTTGGACTTTCTTCATCCTTGTTTCAACCTTGAACATCTGCAAGTCTTGGACCtcattttataaattaaataagtcaaactgaaaaaacatCCAACAATGCCAAGGACATGGATAATTCTCCTATGTTTGAGTGGTGCTATTTTATCGGGACACAGCCAAAAATCTGCGCATGACATAgattcaaacttggaaactttttCTAAGAGACCAGAGTTAGAAACAGCAGTCATTCATCCACCAGGAATTGACACAGGAGTAACATTGTTAGATACACATGTTTCAGATGCAATCTTCCCTACAGGTAAGcagctgtcttcttctttctgcaTGCTCTTGACTAATACatgtttaataactttttttgAAATTGTGGCATTAAGCATATACATCAGAGTGAAAACCTAACTTAACATCTgtaattgtttatttatgtttttgtgaaGAAGAGAATGAGGATGAGCGTTTCCACatggaggtagaggaggagagggagcagCAAAGAATTGACTTTACAAAGCTGGTGGCTGGGAGACAAAAGAGAGGTGCCTGGGGGAAGAGGAAACATGTACCTACAGTGGAGGCCAAAGCTTACAGAATAGTATGACCAC from the Scomber japonicus isolate fScoJap1 chromosome 4, fScoJap1.pri, whole genome shotgun sequence genome contains:
- the tktb gene encoding transketolase-like protein 2 yields the protein MTSYHKPDEKTLQGLKDIANKLRIHSIKATCASNSGHPTSCCSAAELMSVLFFHTMRYKADDPRNQCNDRFVLSKGHAAPVLYAAWAEAGYVKESDLLNLRKIDCELEGHPTPKLAFVDVATGSLGQGLGAACGMAYTGKHFDKSNYRVYCMMGDGECSEGSVWEAMAFASYYKLDNLVAIMDVNRLGQSEAAPLKHDMETYRKRCEGFGWNTYVVDGHDVEELCKAFWQAQQVKGKPTCIVAKTFKGKGLKNIEDLDNWHGKPIPKDRVDELLNDLQSQIQVPNKTLSPELPSDDTKPADLSHISLPAAPAYKKGDKMSTRRAYGVALAKLGQSSQRVVALDGDTKNSTFSETFKKAFPERYIECFIAEQNMVGVAIGCATRDRTVAFASTFAAFFSRAYDQIRMGAISQSNVNLVGSHCGVSIGEDGPSQMALEDLAMFRAIPTCTVFYPSDAVSTERAVELAANTKGICFIRTSRPDTAVIYSPDEKLEVGIAKVVRQSDSDVVTVIGAGVTLHEALAAADMLAKEGKNIRVIDPFTIKPLDATTILASAKATGGHIITVEDHYKEGGLGEAVLSAVGSEPGIVVTRLAVSGVPRSGKPQELLDIFGISAKCIAQAVRQTFAN